A window of Rhododendron vialii isolate Sample 1 chromosome 11a, ASM3025357v1 contains these coding sequences:
- the LOC131308505 gene encoding MND1-interacting protein 1-like, protein MILTSLSLSLSLTPILSATATIPIRSDLHSIWFLSKFPMGCTAREKHIRTNRRVRSVKPDIDQAVIESGIKPLNYQMGVNEASQTPIPNPNANPNGTFDDSGWSYCTEEQLEEILLKNLEFLYNEAISKLVGLGYDEDVALKALLRNGHCYGGMDVLTNILHNSLAYLNSGCGGNSGNSEESEPNFVDLRQLEEYSLAAMVCLLQQVKPHLTKGDAMWCLLMSDLHVGRASVMEIPVLPSASNNGSSNPVSSNVEGVGPNPVGVAPALCRFHGGWGFGNGGTSEFPLNGFLSHGSEMTLQRDIECPKRFNLTPSMKSLLKRNVAMFAAGFRANSKQSQAQSQALDSSDAAVSGDESPSEQNEELLNSKNQDAVNSVLSKFRELNLDENMEYVPEDQKDEMILSLIHQIKDLERQVKERKDWAHEKAMQAARKLSNDLTELKMLRMEREETQCLKKGKQTLEDSTMKRLSEMENALRKASGQVDRANAAVRRLETENAEIRAEMEASKLSASESAITCMEVEKREKKCQKRLMAWEKQKTKLQEEISAEKQNISELQQQLVQIQAAQKEAEVKWRQEQKAKELALAQVDEEQRLKEATEASNKRKHEALRLKIEIDFQRHKDDLQRLEQELSQLKASQSTDLNHQTNSVSPENLEGTKPQGETIARMLHELDKLEDSSDKEVGYDRECLICMKDEVSVVFLPCAHQVLCANCNNDYGKKGKATCPCCRVPIEQRIRVFGASSN, encoded by the exons ATGAtcctcacctctctctctctctctctctctctcactccgaTTCTCTCAGCTACTGCGACCATACCAATACGCTCGGATCTTCACTCAATCT GGTTTCTTTCGAAATTCCCAATGGGTTGTACGGCGAGAGAAAAACACATCCGAACCAATCGGAGGGTTCGATCGGTTAAACCCGACATCGATCAAGCTGTAATCGAATCGGGTATCAAACCATTGAATTACCAAATGGGTGTGAACGAAGCATCCCAGACTCCAATTCCCAATCCAAACGCAAACCCTAATGGTACTTTTGATGATAGTGGTTGGAGTTACTGTACTGAGGAGCAATTGGAGGAAATCTTGTTAAAGAACTTGGAGTTTTTGTATAATGAGGCTATTTCGAAACTCGTTGGGTTGGGGTACGATGAGGATGTTGCTTTGAAGGCTCTATTGAGGAACGGGCATTGTTACGGAGGCATGGATGTGTTGACTAATATACTGCATAATTCGTTGGCGTATTTGAATAGCGGGTGTGGTGGTAATAGTGGGAATTCTGAGGAATCTGAGCCTAATTTCGTCGATTTGAGGCAGTTGGAGGAGTACTCACTTGCAGCCATGGTGTGTTTGTTGCAACAAGTTAAGCCCCATTTGACTAAGGGGGACGCCATGTGGTGTCTCCTGATGAGTGATCTTCATGTTGGTCGAGCGAGTGTGATGGAAATCCCTGTTCTACCCTCGGCTAGTAATAACGGTTCTAGCAATCCTGTTTCTAGTAATGTGGAGGGTGTTGGGCCTAATCCGGTTGGGGTTGCCCCTGCATTATGCAGGTTTCATGGAGGTTGGGGTTTTGGTAATGGAGGCACTTCTGAGTTTCCTTTAAATGGGTTTCTGTCGCATGGATCGGAAATGACTTTGCAAAGAGACATTGAGTGTCCAAAGAGGTTTAACCTTACTCCTTCAATGAAGTCTTTGTTGAAGAGGAATGTTGCAATGTTTGCCGCAGGCTTTAGAGCAAACTCAAAGCAATCGCAGGCACAATCTCAGGCTTTAGACTCATCAGATGCGGCTGTATCGGGGGATGAAAGTCCTTCTGAGCAGAATGAGGAGCTCCTGAATTCAAAGAACCAAGATGCGGTTAATTCCGTGCTGAGTAAGTTCCGCGAATTGAATCTTGACGAGAATATGGAGTATGTGCCTGAAGATCAAAAAGATGAGATGATTTTAAGCTTGATTCATCAGATTAAGGATCTAGAGAGGCAGGTGAAAGAGCGGAAGGATTGGGCCCACGAGAAAGCAATGCAAGCGGCAAGGAAGCTAAGCAATGACCTCACAGAGCTGAAGATGTTAAGGATGGAAAGGGAGGAGACACAATGTCTGAAGAAGGGGAAGCAAACGCTTGAGGATTCAACAATGAAGCGGCTTTCAGAGATGGAAAATGCTCTAAGGAAAGCAAGTGGTCAAGTAGATCGTGCAAATGCTGCTGTGAGGCGGCTTGAGACAGAGAATGCAGAGATTAGAGCAGAAATGGAGGCTTCCAAGTTGAGCGCGTCAGAGTCGGCTATAACTTGCATGGAGGTAGAAAAGCGGGAGAAGAAGTGCCAAAAGAGGCTTATGGCTTGGGAGAAGCAGAAAACCAAGTTACAGGAGGAAATCTCTGCAGAAAAACAGAATATATCGGAGTTGCAGCAACAGTTGGTTCAGATTCAGGCGGCACAAAAGGAGGCTGAG GTAAAATGGAGGCAAGAGCAGAAGGCTAAAGAGCTGGCCTTAGCCCAAGTAGATGAGGAACAGCGCCTGAAGGAAGCAACTGAAGCTAGCAATAAGAGAAAGCATGAGGCCTTGCGTCTAAAGATTGAGATAGACTTCCAGCGTCACAAGGACGATCTTCAAAGACTTGAACAGGAACTTTCACAGCTCAAAGCATCACAATCCACTGATCTAAATCACCAAACCAACAGTGTTTCACCTGAAAACCTTGAGGGGACAAAGCCCCAAGGAGAAACTATTGCGAGGATGCTTCACGAATTAGATAAATTGGAGGATTCTTCGGATAAAGAGGTGGGTTATGATAGAGAATGTTTGATATGTATGAAAGATGAAGTATCTGTTGTTTTTCTGCCGTGTGCCCATCAAGTTTTGTGCGCCAATTGCAACAATGATTATGGGAAGAAGGGAAAAGCTACTTGTCCGTGCTGCCGGGTACCAATTGAGCAAAGGATCCGCGTGTTTGGTGCAAGCTCTAATTAA